One Aegilops tauschii subsp. strangulata cultivar AL8/78 chromosome 7, Aet v6.0, whole genome shotgun sequence genomic window carries:
- the LOC120976657 gene encoding TLC domain-containing protein At5g14285-like, protein MGMEYASSTTASSMFLPFLAMFAAIYLLGYFVVFRRWSPQQRPDASSCLTSLFHGTPATLLALRAVLSSPRAGDLAAPNMPADDLALDFSTAYFTVDLIHYLVFLPHEVLFVAHHLATLYVFATCRAAVRRGAYGLLALEVLAEATSLAQNLWTLAGMRRADSTLAARAHAALSLPFYAAYTAMRAVLGPVWFVRMVKFYAADGGVPTWAWASWSVVIGSAILVSVLWVGNLWFVYFRQRMGSNKKEQ, encoded by the coding sequence ATGGGAATGGAGTACGCTTCATCCACGACGGCGTCTTCCATGTTCCTGCCTTTCCTTGCGATGTTCGCGGCCATCTACCTCCTCGGCTACTTCGTGGTCTTCCGGCGCTGGAGCCCGCAGCAGCGGCCGGACGCGTCGAGCTGCCTCACCTCGCTCTTCCACGGCACGCCGGCGACGCTGCTGGCGCTGCGCGCAGTGCTGTCCAGCCCGAGGGCCGGCGACCTCGCGGCGCCCAACATGCCCGCCGACGACCTCGCCCTCGACTTCAGCACGGCCTACTTCACCGTCGACCTCATCCACTACCTCGTCTTCCTGCCCCACGAGGTGCTCTTTGTGGCGCACCATCTCGCCACGCTCTACGTCTTCGCCACctgccgcgccgccgtgcgtcgCGGCGCCTACGGGTTGCTCGCCCTGGAGGTGCTCGCCGAGGCCACCAGCCTGGCGCAGAACCTGTGGACGCTGGCCGGCATGCGGCGCGCCGACTCGACGCTGGCCGCCAGGGCGCACGCCGCGCTGTCGCTCCCGTTCTACGCGGCTTACACGGCCATGAGGGCGGTCCTCGGGCCGGTCTGGTTCGTGAGGATGGTGAAATTCTACGCCGCGGATGGTGGTGTGCCGACGTGGGCGTGGGCGTCGTGGAGCGTGGTGATTGGGTCCGCGATACTGGTGAGCGTGCTGTGGGTGGGCAACCTGTGGTTCGTCTACTTCAGACAAAGGATGGGGAGCAACAAGAAGGAACAATGA